In Granulicella mallensis MP5ACTX8, the sequence ATTTGCAGCTTGCCGGATGCGACAAGTTCCTTATCGATCAGTAGCGCCAGCTGTGAGTTGTCGATCTTGCTCGCAGAGGCAAGTTTTTCGAGTGAGGGGAGCATCTGAAGTTGCCATGCGCGATCTTCTGAGTGGGTCAGAATTAGCATGGCTGCATGCGAAGCATCGAAGCCTACAAGATGAATGGTAGGCCAACCGGCGCGGGCGACAATCTCCTTCAGCTCAGATGTCAGCTTTACATCGGTAGCATGAAGTTGTGTCACATCGGGTTGTTTGCCCGCGACTTTTGCTGCCTGGACGACTTCCGTCCGGATTTTTTGATCGGCGTCCCCCATGTCCAGCAATTGAGCACGCAGAGAAGAATCTATACCAGGACCATTGAGATCGATGAGTTGTTGGTGACGATGGCCGATAGCATCCATCCAGGCGGATGTTTCAACTTCCTGGCTACTGCTTGTGGGCGTTGGCGCAGTGGCTTGAGCGTGGCCGACGTTTGTGATCGAGGTGAATAGCAAAAGCAGGCAGACTACCTTCATGATGTGATCCTTTTCTCTTCTAGACGATTACACGTAATGCATGGAAGTAGCTCTAATCTCTGGAGATCCACGATTGTCATTTAGGTTGAAGTCCAATAGCAATCAACAGAAGGATGAAGCCCAGTGTACATAGCACAGGAGCCCACGCTGCGGGGCGGGCGAGGTTCTGCGTGTATCCGTACCAACCCGGTTTAGCACCAGAATGGCTGAGTCCTTCGAGTTGTAATGCCAAAGTTCAGCAGATCGCTCCTACAGCGCTCTGCAGCCTATAGCACTCACGACCCAGGGCTTTGCACCCCAGTCCGGTATGGGGCGCCCCTTAGGGGCTGGAGTTTATTTTGCGCTCCCGTGGTCGTAGCTGATGACACGCGTTATCTGCCATACCCCGTCTTTGAGGCGCCAAAGATGAATGAACTTGGCCTCTCCGACGACATCACGGTCCTGGACGCCGATGTGGTGGAAGCGATGAACTCCAATTTCGACGGCTCCGTAGCCTTGAATCGGATAGACCTCAAGCGAGCCGGGTACCAGCTCCCGTTGGATCTTGCCACAGAGATTGTTCTTGATGCCGTCGACGACTGTCTTGCGTCCGTACTGCGGATCGTTCTTGTCGTGATAAAACTCCAGGTTTTCGGCAAATTTGCTTTCTACCGTGGGGAGATCGCAGGCGTTTACGGCGTTAAACAACACACTGTCTTGCGCGGAGATTGTCTGGAATAGCGTCTGGCCTGATTCTGGCGTTGATTGAGCAAAGCTGCGGGTGAACGGCATGATGCAGAGAATGAGAGCCAGACCGCGCAGGACGATGGGTGTGTTCATGAGGAATGCCTCTTTGAGATCGAGATGAGTGCAGTACGTGGGCAGAGGGAGGCAGGTTCCATGGGGAAGAGGGCAACGTAGGTGTGCTGCTCTTTGCGTCTTAGGCGGAGCCGGGTTTGAAGGGGGAAGTCTTGATCTTTAGGGCCAAGGGCCCGTTTCATCCCAGCCTGGGGTGGAGCGCAGCAGCGAGCGGTTTTTGCTCGCTGCAAGCGTAGCCCCAGGTACAGGATCAACTCGAAAGCAGAGGGCTGTAAGCCCGACTCATCTTCCATGCAGGGCACGATAAATCGGGCTTACAGCCCTCTGCTTTCTTCTCCTGCACTAACCTGGGGCGTCGCTCCCGGAGCTACCACGCTGTCGCGTGTTGACCCGGGTTCGCTTTGCCCCAGGCTGGGATGAAACGGGCCGTTGGCCCTAAAGATCAAATGAAGCCTTTTTTCGCAGCCTGTGAAGGCGTGCTCTTGCAGCCTGTGAAGGGCATGCTCTTAACGAAACAGAGTTATTTCAGCCAACTGCTGCTTAACGCACGAAGGCCGCGATCTGAATCGCGGCTTTCGTGGTGCTTCAAGCGGTGGTTCGCTTATTCGGGGTTGGTGGTTTGTACGCCGATCGCATCGCCTGAGACGACCAGGTTTACGCGGCGGTTCTGTGCGCGGCCAGCGGCTGTGCCGTTATCCGCTACAGGCTTGTTTTTGCCGTAGCCGGCAGCGGTTACGTTTGCCGCAGGAACGCCGTTCTGCACCAGGAAGTCGTGCACTGCGTTCGCGCGGTTCTCGCTCAGCTTCTGGTTGTACTCATCGCCGCCGACCGAGTCCGTGTAGCCCTCGACCTGTACCTTCAGCCCAGGATAGAGCTGCAGGATCGTCGCTACCTTTGCGAGGCTTACCTTGGTGTCGGGCTTCAGGGTGAACTTCGCGGTGTCAAAGAGCACATCGCTCATGTTGACGATCAGGCCGCGTGCGCTCTCACTGGTGGCGAGGACCGAGTTCAACTGTGCGCGCAGTTTCTCGCGCACAGCTGAGGCGTCCGCTTCGCTCTTCTGGGCATTGTGCTGCGACTCTGCCGCCTGAGCACGAGCGTTGGCCGCATCGGCCTCAGCGCGAGCCTTTGCAGCAGCGGCTGCTTCGGCCTGGGCG encodes:
- a CDS encoding DUF6624 domain-containing protein; translation: MKVVCLLLLFTSITNVGHAQATAPTPTSSSQEVETSAWMDAIGHRHQQLIDLNGPGIDSSLRAQLLDMGDADQKIRTEVVQAAKVAGKQPDVTQLHATDVKLTSELKEIVARAGWPTIHLVGFDASHAAMLILTHSEDRAWQLQMLPSLEKLASASKIDNSQLALLIDKELVASGKLQMYGTQFKFTPGHIAMYAVEQPATLDARRTDSMLPPIEVYKQMLYAAYNIPVSNETIPPNSSNASSDVSPK
- a CDS encoding nuclear transport factor 2 family protein, with translation MNTPIVLRGLALILCIMPFTRSFAQSTPESGQTLFQTISAQDSVLFNAVNACDLPTVESKFAENLEFYHDKNDPQYGRKTVVDGIKNNLCGKIQRELVPGSLEVYPIQGYGAVEIGVHRFHHIGVQDRDVVGEAKFIHLWRLKDGVWQITRVISYDHGSAK